AATGACTTAACGCCCCATTTTCCTCCCGAACAACATCTGTTACGCGATATCTAGTGGTAACGTTTTTGGGAGCATAGGACATGAGTGAGAGACTTGAAGACATCGCCGTCAAGATGATGGCCGATGGCAAGGGCCTTCTGGCAGCGGACGAGTCCACGTCCACCATCAAGAAGCGTTTCGACACGATTGGCCTCGAATCGACCGAAACCAGCCGCCGCGACTACCGCGAAATGCTGTTTCGCTCCGACGAGGCGATGAAAAAATACATTTCCGGCGTCATTCTTTATGAAGAGACCCTGTTTCAGAAAGCAGCCGACGGCACGCCTTTCGTTGATATCATCAAGGCCGCAGGCTCCATCCCCGGCATCAAGGTTGATACCGGTGCCAAGCCAATGGCCGGTTTCCCCGGCGAAACCTTGACGGAAGGCCTGGACGGTCTGCGTGAGCGTCTCGCCACCTATTACAAGGCCGGTGCCCGCTTTGCCAAATGGCGCGGCGTTATCGCCATTGCCAATGGCCTGCCAACCTGGGGCTCGATCAAGGCCAATAGCCAGGCGCTCGCCTATTACGCCGCCCTGTGCCAGGAAGCAGGCATCGTGCCGATCGTTGAGCCGGAAGTGCTGATGGATGGCGCTCCGGGCACCCACGACATTGCCAAATGCGCAGAAGTGACGGAATGGGTGCTGCGCACCGTGTTCCAGGATCTCTATGATGCCCGTGTCAATCTCGAAGGCATGATCCTGAAGCCCAACATGATCATCGACGGCAAGAATGCCCGCAAGGCCTCCGTCGAGGAAGTCGCAGCAGCAACCGTCAAGGTGCTGAAGGCGACGGTTCCTTCCTCCGTTCCCGGCATCGCCTTCCTGTCCGGCGGCCAGAGCACAGAGGAAGCAACCGCCCATCTCTCAGCGATGAATGCCGGTTACGACATGCCCTGGACCCTGACCTATTCCTATGGCCGCGCCCTTCAGGATAGCGCTATTAAAACGTGGGGCGGACGCAGCGAAAATGTTGCCGCTGGTCAGCGTGCCTTCACCCACCGCGCCCGCATGAACAGCCTGGCCGCGACTGGCACCTGGAAACAGGACCTGGAAAAGGCCGCTTGAGGTCAAGCATCGAACGCATTTGATCCTGCATCTTGAAGCCCCGCCGCACCCGGCGGGGCTTTTTCTTGTCACCCTGACAGGATTTCATCTTCATTTCGGCGACGCCACTGCTATCGAGATCACGGTTGTTCATTACGTATCACCTACAAGGAGGCCAGCCATGATCTCCATTCCTTTCATCACGCTTGACGTCTTTACCGTTGAGCGGTTTCGCGGCAATCCTCTGGCGGTCATTCTCGATGGGCGCGGGCTGTCGGATGCGACGATGCAGGCCATTGCCGCCGAATTCGGCTATTCTGAAACCACCTTCGTCCTGCCTCCGGCAGACGCGGCCAATACCGCGCAGGTGCGAATTTTCACTCCTGTCATGGAAATACCTTTTGCCGGTCATCCCAATGTTGGCACAGCCATCGCCCTTGCCGGACAATCAACCTTGTTCGGCCAATCCCTTGGCGACGATCTGCGCTTTGAGGAAAAAGCTGGCCTCGTCGCCGTTCAGCTGAGCCGCGATGACAATGGTCTAGTGAACGCCCGCATCCGTGCGCCCCAGCCTCTTTTCGTCAGCGGCCCGGTGGCAACAGCCGATCTGGCCGCCGCCATGTACTTGGCTGAGAGTGACATTCAAACCGCAAACCATGCGCCAGCCTTTATTTCCGTCGGATTGACGTTCATCGCAGCGGAGTTGACCGATCTCGCCGCCCTTGGCCGCAGCAAGCCTGATCTTGCCGCTCTCGCCCGTCTGGTCGAAATCCATGCCGACCAGGAAACGGATGGCGCAACCTTCCTCTAGTGCCGAATGTCGGAAAACCATATCCGCGCCCGGATGTTTTCGCCTTTCGACAATGTTGCGGAAGATCCGGCGACCGGCAGCGCCTCAGCGGCACTTGCCGCCTATCTGGCGCAGCAGGCACCGGAAGCGGATCTTGACCAGACGCTGGTCATCGAACAGGGTGTTGAAATGGGTCGCCGCAGCTTGATAACAGTCACCGTCCAGAAAGCGGGCGGCAACGTCATCCGAACCGAGATTTCAGGACACGCTGTCACCGTCATGCAAGGCACGCTCAGCATCGACAGTTGATCCACGCCATACAGAACGGAAAACCAGCAATGCACTCAGGTCTGCGGGACGCATGGAAGCATCTGATCCCCGACGTGACGCCGATCAGTTCTTCAGAACAGGCCCGCTCCGCCCTCGGCGCGGCGCTGGGCATTCTGGTGACTGGCGTCATCAGTGCCTTTTTGCTGGGATATTTTTTGCCGGAGCAAGCTGCAAGCCTGCCGGTGCTGATCGCGCCGATGGGAGCCTCCGCCGTGCTGCTGTTTGCTGTCCCCACCAGTCCGCTTGCCCAACCCTGGTCAATCCTGGGCGGCAATCTTTGCGCGGCACTGATTGGTGTAACCGTGGCGCAATGGGTGCCGGATCTGCTGCTTGCCAGCGCGCTGGCCATTGGCGGTGCGATTGCCGCGATGATTGCGTTGCGCTGCCTGCATCCGCCAAGCGGCGCCATCGCGCTGACTGCCGTGCTCGGCGGTCCGGGCATTCATGCGCTCGGCTATGGCTTCGTGCTCTGGCCGGTGGCTTGCAACTCCCTGCTGCTTCTGGCCAGCGCGCTGCTCTATAACCGGCTTGCGGGCCGCCGTTATCCGCATCGCGCCAAGCCTGCTTTGCCGCAAACGCCCGGCATTGCTGATACCGCAGGCTTCCAGCGTCGCGATCTCGATGACGTCCTGAAGGATTACGATGCCTTTCTCGACATCGACCGCGACGATCTGGAGGATATCCTGCGCCGCACCGAGCTGCGTGCCTATCGCCGTCGCAGCAGCCATACGACCTGCGGCGCGGTGATGATTGCGGGCGTTGCCGCCCTCTCCCCGGATACGACGCTGAGCGAGGCGCTGCACCGCCTGCGCCAAAGCCGCGTCAAGGCGTTGCCGGTGACCGCCGAAGACGCCACCATTCTCGGCATCGTCACCCAGACTGACCTGATGGACAAGGCAAGCTGGTCACGGGGCAGGCCGATGATCGGTCTTGGCCGACGGCTGGCGCTGGCCTTGCAAGGCGCCTCTGCGCCAAACGGCACGGTCAAGGACATCATGACCACACCAGTGCGCACCGTCACGCCAGATGCACCGCTATCTGAAGCCATCGTCACCTTCGCCGAAGCGGCCCTGCATCATTTGCCTGTCATCAACGCCCAGGCAAAGCTGATCGGCATGATCGCCCAAACGGATGTCTTGATGGCCATGGTGCAGGCGTCGAACCAAAAAGCAAGATAGGAAAAATCCTTGAGAAGAACGCTTCGTATCAGGCCAGCAGCACATTACAGCGCCGTGCGCCATATATGGTGCACGGCGCTGTAATGCTTTATATTTTTGCATAATTTTCTCTTTAAACCGATTCCGGTTTAAAGAATTATGCAATAAGGCCATAAAAATTCGTTTCCATTCGCTTATGGGCGGTCCTGCTTTGGAGGAGAGGCGATGCTTTTTGTGATGGCGATCATGTTGGCTGCGGCACAAACGCCAGACTTCCCTGCACCACCAACCCCCTGCGCGCAAGCCAAGGCGACCGATACCGCGCCAGCAGATCAACTCGAATTGCTGGACCAATTTAGAGCTCATCTTGCCAAGGCCGATCTGGAACGATTGGACCAGGCGCTTCCACGCAGCAGCAATGGTGGGATTGCCCAATGCGATGCTGTCGAGGGAAGTCGCGCATCATGCGAGGTGACGGCCTATATGCCCGCAATTGAAAACACTGGACTTATGGCTCAATTTCTCGACTTCCTCTGCCCCAAGAAATTCTGAATGCAGTCATCCACCATAGTTGGTACACGGCGCTGTCGGCAGCGTACAAATTTGCAGCGGTTTTACGATAAACCACAGACCTCAAGCATGAAAAGCAATCCTAAAGCTCGCGCCACAGCTTAAGGCCGCACCAGCAGCGTGACGGTCCAGATGATAAAGGCCAGTACGGCAAGCTTCCAGAAGTCGCTGCGCTTTCGAAGGAATGGCAAGCCGAGCGGCCGGATCAGTTGCACGGCCATCGCCAGGATCAGAAAGGCCGATATTGCCTTGTTCATGTCTTTGGTCGCTACCTCTACGAAGCCAACGCATTTTAGCAGGAATGAAGCGCTTGTCCTCGGTCATACTGATATCACCGGGCAAAGGGAAGCAGGCTTTGCTTGGCCATCATCTGGCGGTTTGCGCCATACCCCGTAAATAGCTGGAAAATCACCTGCTGTAACGTCGCAGTAACAACAGTTTGACATATTTCATAAATCGACCCCATTCCGGGGAATAATGGCCCCACGCATTCCGCGCCCTGCCACGCTTGGCCTTCGCCTCGACCCGTTCCGAAGTGATTTGCATGACCCGAAATCTGTTTCCCGTCCTCTCCCTCCTGCTTGGCACGCTGTTCCTGTTCCTCGGCAATGGTCTGCACGGACTGCTTCTGCCGGTGCGCGGCTCGTTTGAAGGCTATTCCAATGAAGTGCTCGGCCTGCTCGGTACATCCTGGGCGGCGGGCTTTGTGCTTGGTTGTTTCATTGCACCCAAGCTGGTGATGCGGGTCGGCCATGTCCGAGCATTTTCCTGCTTCATCGCGATCATCGCCATCATTTCGCTGATCACCGGCCTGGTCGTCGAACAATATTCGTGGGTCGCCCTGCGAACGCTGACCGGCTTTTGCACCGCTGGCACCTCGATGATCATCGAAAGCTGGCTGAATGAGAGGGCCAGCAATGAGAGCCGTGGCTCGATCTTTTCCTTCTACATTTCCGTCACCCTGTTCGGGGTGGTCGGCGGCCAGATGATGGTGGCCTTCGGCAATATCCACACGCCAACGCTGTTCATGATCTGCGGCATTCTCTATTGCCTGGCCATGCTGCCCACCACCATGTCCAACGCCGCCTCACCTCAACCGTTGAAATCCGTCAAGCTGGATCTGCCAAAACTCTATCGAAATTCGCCCGTGTCCTTTGTCGGTATTCTGCTGATCGGCATCGCCAATGGTGCCTATGGAACCTTGGTGGCGGTGTTCGGGGCCCGCGTCGGCCTGCCGGATGTGATGATCGCCAGCATGTTGAGCGTCACGATCTTTGCCGGTGCTGCCGCCCAGTTTCCGGCTGGCCGTCTGTCCGACCATACGGATCGGCGTTATGTTCTGGCTGGCATTGGCTCGGTCGCCCTGGTGGCGGCCCTGCTGCTTCTGGTGCTGCGACCGCAGACCGCCGTTTTCCTGATCCCGCTTGTGGCGCTTTATGGGGCCGCAGCCAATTCGCTCTATCCGATTGCGGTCGCCCACGCCAATGACTTTGCCGATAGTGGCGATTTCGTCAAAGTGTCCGGCGGGTTGCTGCTGCTGTTTGGTATCGGTACGATTATCGGCCCGACCATCGGCGGCCCTGTCATGACATGGTTCGGTCCCTATGCATTGTTTGGGGTCACCGCCACCGCCCATGCTTTGCTGGTTGCCTATGCGATTTTCCGCAGCCGGTTACGCCCGACCCTCACCTCCGAGGAAAAGGAGAATTTTTCCACAGGCCATGGCCCTGTCTCGACCATGATGGCCACCCCGCAATCGGCAACACTTGACCCAAGAGCTGAACGCATGGACATCAGTGGTGAAGAGCCAGCAAACAAGGAGGCATAAGCGATGATGGAAGACCCGGACCGGCCGCGCAAACCACCGGAACACGAGATCGGCTGCGACCTTTCTCTCCTGTCGGCAAGCGAATTGGAGACGCGAATCACTTTGCTAAAACAGGAAATCGCCCGTCTCGAAACGGAAAAATCCAGCAAGATGGCGGGAAAAGCGGCAGCTGAATCGCTGTTTCGCCCTTTAAAGTAGCAGGCTATGGTTCAAAATATTACAGCTGCGCAGAATGGTAAAGATCGGGCCGGGAACCCTCGCATGCGGCGGCAAGCAACGCCGTTTTGATCTATCGCGATGCAGTATTAACGCAATATTAAGCATTTTATGAGAATGTATAACCTGTCCGGTTCTTCTGGATTCAGACAGTTTCACCAAATGGCGATTTGGTCTGATTTTTCTCCCTGTTTTACCTTGAGAGCCGCTTTTGCGGCTCTTTTTTTATGCGTTTCGACTTTACCTAAAACTGTGGGAATTAACCCTTTCTTAAGAAACGACTTGCGCATTTGGGGTATTGGTAGCATCGTTCACCCATGGAATTGGCGCTGGACTTCGTTAACCGCCGCGCTACGTCAATAAGTGATGCGTAAGACAGGGAAAATGTCGATGTCGGAACTTGGATTGAATACGGTCAGCTTTGCCGGGCGCGCTGCTTCGTCGTCGCAGTTCAAGGCGACCTATGCAGAAGGCATGGGGCTGGTCGAAGAAACCGCCGCATATCTCGACGGCCCCGGCCGTTCGGCTGCAAAGGTTCTGCCCCGCATGGCCTCCGTGCTCTATGCAGCTGAATCCATGCGCCTGACCACACGCCTGATGCAGATGGCCTCCTGGCTTCTTTTGCAGCGCGCGGTCAATAATGGCGAAATGTCGCGCGACCAGGTGATTTCCGAAAAGAGCAAGGTCCGTCTTGATGGCTTCAACGTCGACCGCAATGCGCCAGGCTGGAACGATCTGCCGGAATCCTTCCGCGACCTGATCGAACGCTCGCTGCGCCTGCAAAACCGGATTGCCCTGCTTGACCGCGAAATCTATCGCCCGAATGACACATCCATCGTGCCGGACAATGAGAACAGCGTCCAGGCCCAGTTGAACCTGCTGCGCACGGCCTTCAACGCCAATTGATGTTTTTTCAATAATCAGGTCACAGGCATCCGGACGGCGCTGCATGTTGACATCGGATTTCTAAACCCGGCTCTGCCCAGCAGTGCCGGGTTTTTCGCGTAAAATCCGATGTGCCAAAAAGGCGCTGAAAATCAGCCCAAACCAAAAAGGCCCGGTCACAAGACCGGGCCTTTTTGGAAAGACATACAAGCGATGACTTAGAGGCCGAGGCCGCCGAAACGCTTGTTGAACTTGGAGAGACGGCCGCCGCGGTCCATGAGCTGCTGGTTGCCGCCGGTCCAGGCCGGGTGCGACTTGGAGTCGATGTCGAGGTTCATGACCTGACCTTCAGTGCCCCAGGTCGAAAATGTTTCGTACTCGGTGCCATCGGTCATGACGACCTTGATCTTGTGGTATTCGGGATGAATGTTAGCCTTCATGACGGTCTTCCTGATGTGCCGGGGGGTCTATTTGCCGCAATTGCGTCAGCCGACCCAATTCAATACATGAAGCCGGAGACTGGTAATGTCGCGGGCTTCCCAATTTGATGGGCTGCCTATACATGAAGGTCGCAGGGATAACAAGGCCCCCAGCGCATAAGCTGGGATGGCAGGGGCGGAGTACGGATCAGTGTCGGAAAACCAAGAACGCCAGGCAAAATCGAGCCGTAGTCTGAAGCCTCTCGCCAGGCTTAACCCTTACCTGATGCGGTATCGCGGCATGGCATTGGCCGCCTTGGTGTTTCTGGCTCTGGCTGCCGTGACCACGCTGGCGCTACCGCTGGCCGTGCGCCGGATGATCGACCACGGCATGGCCTCTGCCGATGCCGGCTTCATCAACAAGTATTTTGCCATGCTGATCGTTCTGGCGCTGATCATGGCCGCTTCCAGCGCGCTGCGCTATTATTATGTCATCACCATTGGCGAGCGGATCGTCTCGGACATCAGGCGCGAAGTGTTCGATCATGTCAGCCGCCTGTCGCCTGCGTTTTTCGACGTCAACCAATCCGGCGAAATTGTCTCGCGGCTGACAGCCGATGCCACCCAGATCAAATCCGCCGTTGGCGCCAGCGCTTCTGTGGCATTGCGCAACATCATCATGTGTTTTGGCGCCATGGGCATGATGATCTATACCAGCCCGAAACTGTCGGTCATGGTGCTGGCTGCCATTCCCGTTATCGTCTTTCCGCTGATTGCCTTTGGCCGCTCCGTGCGGCGCCGCTCCCGCCTTGCCCAGGACAGGCTAGCGGAGGCCGCAGCCTTTGCAGGCGAGAGTATTGGGGCTGCCCGTACCGTCCAGGCCTTTAATGGCGAAGCCGCCGCCAGCGCCCGCTACGGCGCTGCCGTCGAACAGGCTTTCCAGGCCGCCCGTATCGCCACCCGCTCGCGCGCCATCCTGACCGGGGTAGCCATCACGCTGGTGTTCGGCAGCATTGTCGGCGTGCTCTGGTATGGCGCCCAAAGCGTGCTGGCCGGAACGCTGTCAGCGGGAACCCTGGGCCAGTTCCTGCTCTATTCCGTCATCGCCGCCTCATCGCTTGGCCAATTGTCTGAGGTCTGGGGTGAATTGATGCAGGCGGGTGGGGCCGCCGAACGGCTGACGGAACTGCTGGCCGAGGTCTCTGCCGTGCAATCGCCTGATCATCCAAAGCCCTTGCCCACCCCCGCGCGTGGCGAAGTGTGGTTTGAGAATGTCGAGTTTTCTTATCCCAGCCGCCCGGGACGCTCTGCCGTCAAAGGCCTCAGCTTTGCCGTCGATGCCGGGGAAACCGTGGCGATCGTCGGACCATCAGGCGCAGGTAAAAGCACGATCTTCTCGCTGATCCTGCGCTTCTACGACCCGACAAGCGGGCGCATCTGTCTTGATGGAAGTGATCTGCGCGATGTGTCAACGGAGGCACTGCGCGGCAGCATTGCCATCGTACCCCAGGACGTGACGATCTTTTCTGGCACGATCCACGATAATATTGCCTTCAGCTGCCCCGATGCCAGCCGCGAGGCCGTCATCAAAGCGGCTCGCGCCGCCCAGGCCACGGAATTCATCGACCGGCTGGAGCGTGGCTATGACACTGAAGTGGGTGAACGCGGTATCACGCTTTCAGGCGGCCAGCGTCAACGCATCGCCATTGCCCGCGCTATCCTGAAGGATGCGCCGGTGCTGCTGCTGGACGAGGCCACCTCGGCGCTGGATGCCGAAAGCGAGACCCTGGTTCAAAAAGCCCTGGACGAGCTGATGAAATCGCGCACCACCATCGTCATCGCCCATCGGCTGGCCACCGTGCTAAAGGCGGACCGGATTCTTGTCATCGACGATGGCAAGGTGGTGGAACAGGGCACCCACCAAAGCCTGATCCAGCAGGGCGGCATCTATGCCCGGCTGGCCCGGCTGCAATTCCAGAGCGGAGCGCAGGATTTCCTGGCAGAAGCGAAGTAACCCATCAGGACGGGCTGGCCGCGACAACATTGCGGCCCGCCACCCGGCCGGAAAACAGGCAGCCGCCGAGAAACGTGCCTTCCAGCGCATTATAGCCGTGCATTCCGCCACCGCCAAAGCCTGAGACCTCGCCTGCCGCATAAAGGCCCGGCACCGGCTCGCCGGACATTTCCAGCACCCGGCCCTCAAGGTCGGTTTGCAAGCCACCCAGCGTCTTGCGGGTCAGGATATGCAGGCGCACGGCGATCAGTGGCCCCTTGGCAGGATCGAGCAGCCGATGTGGTGACGCGGTGCGCATCAGTTTATCGCCAAGATAGTGCCGCGCCCCACGAATGGCGGTGATTTGCGCATCCTTGCTGAAGGTGTTGCTGATCTCCCGGTCCCGCGCCTCAATCTGGCGGCGGAGATGAGCCGGGTCCAACCGGCTCTCACCACTGATCGCATTCATCTTGGCCACCAGCTCCTCCAGATCGGTGCTGACGGCAAAATCCTCGCCCCGTTCCATGAAGGCCAGGACCGGACCGGTCGGGCGCTTGCCGAGCCGTTTCAGCAGAAGGCGGATATTGCGACCGGTCAGATCCGGGTTTTGCTCCGAGCCCGACAGCGCGAATTCCTTCTTGATGATCGCCTCGGTCAGGATGAACCAGCTGTAATCGCTGCCGCGCTCGCGCAGGATTTTCAGCGTACCAAGCGTATCGAACCCCGGCATGGCAGGCGATGGCAGCCGATTGCCATCCGCATCGCACCAGAAGGAGGATGGGCCGGGCAGGATACGAATGCCATGATCCGGCCAGATCGGGTCGTGATTCTTCACACCCTCGGTATAATGCCACATGCGGTCGCGGTTGATGACACTGCCGCCCGCCTGTTCGGTAATGGCAATCATCCGCCCATCGACATGGGCAGGTACGCCGCAAACCATCGTAGCTGGCGGCTGACCCAGCCGGTCCACCGGCCAGTTCTGCCGCACCAGTTGATGGTTGCCGCCAATGCCGCCGGATGCGACGATGACGGCCTGGGCGGAATAGGTGAAATCGCCAAGCGGCTCACGGTTGCTCTTTTCGCCCCGCAAAACGACATCATTGGCCAGCACTGTGCCGGACACGCCCGTCACCCGCCCATCCTGGCGCTCCAGCGCATCGACCTGATGGCGAAAGCGGAAGGTGATGCGCCCGGCCTCGGCCAGCGTCTTTGCCAGGTTGAGAAACGGTTCCAGCACGCCTGGCCCTGTCCCCCAGGTCACATGAAAGCGCGGCACCGAATTTCCATGGCCATCGGCAAGCTGACCGCCGCGCTCCGCCCAGCCGACCACCGGAAACCAGCGCATGCCCAGCTGATGCAGCCATGCCCGTTTCTCGCCCGCGGCAAAGTGCAGATAGGCCTGCGCCCAACGCCGCGGCCAATGATCCTCTGGCCGGTCGAAACCCGCCGAGCCAAACCAGTCCTGCTCGGCCAAGGCCAAGCTGTCACGCACCCGCATCAAGCGTTGCTCGGGACTGTCGATGAAAAACAAGCCGCCCAGCGACCAGAAAGCCTGCCCGCCCAGGTTCTGCTCCCCCTCCTGATCGACAACACAGACCGTCAGCCCCCGCCCCGCCGCCTCGGTTGCCGCAACCAGCCCCGCCAGCCCTGCGCCAACCACGATCACGTCGAACTCGTTCATCACGCCCTCCCAAGCACATTTCGCTGCCATTCTCTCCTCGGCAGAAAAATTTACTTACTTTTACGCGAACGTCAAAATAGAGCAAGCGTGAGGGAGGTTGTGCTCTTCGTACAATTTTCCCGTCTCACCCCACCTCAAGGGGGGAGATTGATATATGAAAACCACTTACCCTACAGAAACCGTTTTATTTCCAGCATATTGAGTCGCTAAAAAGATGTGCGGCCAGTGCTTCCTGCCGATCTCCCCCCATGAGGGGGAGATGCCTGGCAAGGCAGAGGGGGGTTAAGCGGCATATAAAAGCCTTTGCGTCCTATAAGAGCCACACCCATTCATCTGCCCGTCTCACCGCTCCGTCAGCTTTAGCTCGATCCGTCGGTTCTGGGCGCGAGCTTCAGGCGTATCACCGGGCGCAATCGGCTGGAATTCACCAAAACCGGCAGCAGCCAGACGGTCGGCTGGCACGCCCTTTGAGATCAGGAATTTGACCACCGAGACGGCACGGGCCGCCGACAGTGCCCAATTGTCCGGATAGCGGCCATTGCCTGACAGCTGGACATTGTCCGTATGGCCATCGACGCGCAACACCCAATTGATATCGGGGGGAATTTCCTTGGCGAGATCAATCAACGCATTGGCGAGCTTGACCATTTCCTCCTGGCCTTGCGGGTTCATATCCGCCCCGCCGGAGGGAAACAGCACTTCTGACTGGAACACGAAACGGTCGCCGACAATGCGGATATTCTGCCGATCCGACAGGATTTCCCGCAGGCGTCCGAAAAAGTCGGAACGATAGCGATTGAGTTCCTGCACCTTCTGGGCCAGCGCCACATTCAGCCGCCGTCCGAGATCGGCGATTTTTGCCTGTGAATTCTGGTCCTTGGCCTCAGAGGCCTGCAAGGCCTGTTCGACAGCGGCGATCTGGGCGCGAAGCGCGGCGATCTGCTGGTTCAAGAGGTCGATCTGGCTCATGGCGCGGGCGCTGACCTGCTGCTGCTCATCGAGCTTGCCACTGAGTTCGCCAATCTTCACCTGGGCCTGGGCCGAATTTCCTGCGCCTGTATCGAGCAGGGATTGCAAACGGCTGCGTTCTTTCTCCGACGTATCCAGTGAGGATTGCAGGTTGGCCAGCGCGTCTTCCAGATCCTGCTTGCCGCCCTTTTCGAGCGCCAGCATTTGCGTCAACTCGGCAATCTGGTTGTTCAGCCGGTTCAACACTTCGTCCTTGCCGGAAATTTCCCGGCTGAGCACGAATTGCGCCACCACGAAAACGGTGAGCAGGAACATGATGGCGATCAGCAGCGTCGACAAGGCATCGACAAAGCCCGGCCAATAGTCGGCGCCGCGATCCCGCTTGCGGTTGCGCCCCAGGGCCATGGTCTACTTGCTCCCGAGCTTGTCGTTCAACCGGTCCAGCGCCTTGCGCATGGCACGGGTGTCTTCCTGCTGGGCTTCGATCCAGTCGCGCAGCATTTGTTGCTCGTTGCGCATGTTCTTCACCAGCCCCTGGATGCCATCCGACAAGCCGCTCAGCGCGGCTGCCGACCGGTCGGAGCCGGAGGCAGGCTGCTGGGCGATCTTTTTCATCTGCTCCAGCAAACGCTCAATGTCGTGACCGGAAACGCCCGCCGGCACCGGTTGATCGGAACCGGTATCGGTGACGGAAGAAAGCCAGTTTTCCAGCTCCGTATAGAATCGGTTCTGGGCGCGGCCAGCCTGCAAATCGAGAAAGCCGAGGATCAGCGAGCCGGACAGGCCCAGCAGCGACGAGGAAAACGCCGTGCCCATGCCAGCAAGCGGCGCGGAAAGCCCATTTTTCAGGGTTTGCAGCACATCGCTGCCCTGCCCACCGGAACCGGCATCCAATGTCTGGATGACATTACTGATTGAGCTGATCGTGCCGATCAGGCCCCAGAAGGTGCCGAGCAGGCCGAGAAACACCAGAAGGCCGATCAGATAGCGCGAGGTGTCGCGTGCTTCGTCCAGCCGGGTGGCGATGGAATCAAGGATGGAACGCAGCAGCGTCGTTGACAGGCCGGTTGAGCGGCGATTGCCCAGCAGGGAGCGCATCGGCGCCAGCAATTTTGGCTCGCGTCCGGACTTATCGGCAGTACCGGACCGCTGAAAATGATTGAACCAGCGCACTTCCGAAATCAGCCCGACCACATGGGCGAAAATCAGGATGATGCCAACGGCCAACACCCCGAGAATAAGACCATTCAGCCCCGGATTGGTGTAAAATGCCTGTTCGGCCTGCCGAAACAGGATGGCCGCAATGAACCCGATGAGGATCAGAAAGATCAGCATCGTCAGAATAATGGGGGCCGGGCTTGACAGTTTCGAGCCGTAACGGGCCGGTTCAGCGTCCGGGGCGTCCACATCCACATCCGTCATTGGCAGCACGTCTCCATTACAGGCAAGCGGTCGATCCCTTTCGCAAACCACGGGTCAAACCTCTGAAAGGCTCGGCCCAGGCAGCACGAAGTGGACGGAGGCTAGTTCAAATTCATGTCGAATTGAAGCGAAAACCGGCGCTTTTGCGAAAGCGCCGAAAAAGCCATGCTGGCGCTTGAGCCAATCAAGCCTTCGGCAAGGGCCGCTTGACCACTTCCAGCAGCGCCTTCTGGATATATT
The Allorhizobium ampelinum S4 genome window above contains:
- a CDS encoding FAD-binding dehydrogenase — translated: MNEFDVIVVGAGLAGLVAATEAAGRGLTVCVVDQEGEQNLGGQAFWSLGGLFFIDSPEQRLMRVRDSLALAEQDWFGSAGFDRPEDHWPRRWAQAYLHFAAGEKRAWLHQLGMRWFPVVGWAERGGQLADGHGNSVPRFHVTWGTGPGVLEPFLNLAKTLAEAGRITFRFRHQVDALERQDGRVTGVSGTVLANDVVLRGEKSNREPLGDFTYSAQAVIVASGGIGGNHQLVRQNWPVDRLGQPPATMVCGVPAHVDGRMIAITEQAGGSVINRDRMWHYTEGVKNHDPIWPDHGIRILPGPSSFWCDADGNRLPSPAMPGFDTLGTLKILRERGSDYSWFILTEAIIKKEFALSGSEQNPDLTGRNIRLLLKRLGKRPTGPVLAFMERGEDFAVSTDLEELVAKMNAISGESRLDPAHLRRQIEARDREISNTFSKDAQITAIRGARHYLGDKLMRTASPHRLLDPAKGPLIAVRLHILTRKTLGGLQTDLEGRVLEMSGEPVPGLYAAGEVSGFGGGGMHGYNALEGTFLGGCLFSGRVAGRNVVAASPS
- a CDS encoding peptidoglycan -binding protein; protein product: MALGRNRKRDRGADYWPGFVDALSTLLIAIMFLLTVFVVAQFVLSREISGKDEVLNRLNNQIAELTQMLALEKGGKQDLEDALANLQSSLDTSEKERSRLQSLLDTGAGNSAQAQVKIGELSGKLDEQQQVSARAMSQIDLLNQQIAALRAQIAAVEQALQASEAKDQNSQAKIADLGRRLNVALAQKVQELNRYRSDFFGRLREILSDRQNIRIVGDRFVFQSEVLFPSGGADMNPQGQEEMVKLANALIDLAKEIPPDINWVLRVDGHTDNVQLSGNGRYPDNWALSAARAVSVVKFLISKGVPADRLAAAGFGEFQPIAPGDTPEARAQNRRIELKLTER